AATGCAGGCATGACATCTTGGAGCTTTGAGGAGGTTGATAAAAGACTTCGCGGCATAATGAATCATATATTTGAAATTTCATACGCTACAAGTGAGGAATTTGGCGATGCAGGCAACCTCGTGCTTGGCTCAAATATCGCGGGATTTAGAAAAGTAGCCGACGCGATGATCGATCAAGGATATGTGTAGTAAATTTTTATTTTGATGGCTAAAATCAGCTTGTTTTTAGTATAATCAAAACAAAAAAGGTGGCTAAGATGAAGATTATAAATTCTTTTTTTGTGGGATTTTTGTTTGTCTTAGCTCCGATTTTTACTCTATTTGCCGGGCTTAAGGTTAATTACTTTGACCATTACGGCATTGATGAGTATTTTAATGCCATTTTTATACATAATGTGCCGATTTTATGGCTTGCTCCTCTTTATTTATTTGTCGGTTATGCGTTTTTATATTCTAAATTTAGAAAATTTTTTCGTGCATTTTATGTTATAGTTTTACTTTTTTCGCTCCTTAGCTGGCTTCCTGCGATAGGTCTTAATGTGGGGGAGAGAATTTTTGCAGAGCCTGATTATGACGAGTTTATACAAGATAGTGATAGCGGTGTAAAAACTGTAAATTTCCGTCCTTTATATAAAACTAAAGATACAATTTATGTTATAAAAAACAAAGGCGACTACGCTGTAAAGATAAAACGAAACAAATAAAAAAGAAAAATTTTAAATTTCGGTTTATTTTTAACATTTTGACCACTTTATCTCTTTAAATTTTAACGGATTTTTACCTTTTTTTAGCTACAATGTAATAAAAAATAAAGGGTTAAATATGCGGATGAAACTACCACATGTGCCTTATGTCGCACATAAAATAGCGATAGATCTTTTAAATTGTGGCTTTGTTAAGCTAAACAAAGGCATAGAACCGATAGTTGCTAAGGCTACTGAAATTTTAAATGAAGATATAGCAAAAGAGAGAGCCTTAGAGGAGAGAGCTAACGAGCTTTTAGAGAAAAACGAAGACGAAATGCAACTTATGCAAGTTGATCGTAAAAACATGTTCTGGCTTATAAAGAAAAAGTTAGCGGCTGATTTTGATGTGATACTAACCCATGAGGATAGGTTTAGCAACGTAGCTCATAAAATTTTAGAGACGGTATGGAAGAGTAGTTTGGTTGAGTATAATGTCTCTGAAAACCGCGTTAAAAATGTTATCTACAGCTCGATAGACGGGTATTTGAAAAATTACGAAAAGATAGAAGATGATGTTCTTGAAAAGATAGAGAGTTATAAACATAAACTTATCCCTGGAACCCAGGAGTATGACATTGTTTTTGAGCGCCTTTATCAAGACGAACTTAAAAAAAGAGGAATGCTGTAATGAAAGCTTATATTTACATCGAAAACGGCACATATCTTGAAGCAAAAGCGTTTGGAGCTCACGGTGAGTGTGCCGGCGAGCTTGTTTTCAACACATCTTTAACCGGCTATGAAGAGATCATGAGTGATCCTAGCTATGCAGGTCAGTTTATCGTATTTACTATGCCTGAAATCGGTATAGTGGGTGTAAATGATGACGATATGGAGAGCCATAAAATTTATGCAAGTGGCGTTATCATGCGCTCTTATAATGAATTTGCATCAAATTATAGGTCGCAAAAAACATTGGGAGAATTTTTCAAAGAGCAAGGTAAATTCGGCGTTTATGATGTAGATACTAGATTTTTAACCAAAATGCTTCGTGACGAGGGTGCTTTGATGGCGTATATTTCAACGCAAATTAGCGACAAAGAAGAGCTTAAACGTCGTCTTGAAGCAAGCGGACGCATAGAGGATACAAACTATGTAAAAGTTGTAGGTTCAACTGATGAATACGAGCATAAATTTGGAAGTTGGGATAAAACCGCTAAAATTTACAAGCCTTTAAAAAGTATCGGCAAAAAGATCGCTGTGCTTGACTTTGGCGTAAAAAGAAACATCTTGAATGAGCTTTGCGAAGTCGGTCTTGAGGTGGTTGTTGTGCCTCATAGCGTAAAAGCCGAGTATCTGATAGAAAAATTTAAAAACGGCGAAATAAATGGTGTGTTTTTGTCAAACGGTCCAGGAGAGCCAAAAAGTTTAAAGTCGGAAATATCCGAGATAAAAAAGATCATAGACGCTAAAATCCCGATATTTGCGATATGTCTTGGACATCAACTTCTTTCAAATGCCATGGGTTATCCGACCTATAAGCTAAAATTCGGACAGCATGGAGCAAACCATCCTGTGCTAAATTTAGAAACAAAAGCGATCGAGATAACTACTCAAAACCACAACTATAATGTTCCTGAAGAGATCGCCGAGGTCGCTCATATAACACATAGAAATTTATTTGATGGAACTATAGAGGGTGTTAGATATAAGGATTTTCCGGTATTTTCCGTTCAGCATCACCCAGAGGCTAGCAGCGGACCAAATGAAAGCAAATATATATTTAAACAGTTTATAGAAATTTTATAAATTTAGATGGATTTTGCCACTGTTGTAAGTATAGTAAGCGTTGCTTTTTTAAGCAGTTTTAGCCACTGCATAGGCATGTGTGGTGGCTTTTTGGGTTTGCAAGCCTTTTTTTTAAAAGACAAAACACAAAAACAAACACTCTTTTTTACTACTTTATACCACTTAGCTAGAATTTTTGCCTATGTTCTCATCGGTACTGTTTTTGGAGCATTTGGCGGGATCTTTGTTATAAGCGGAACTTCGCGTGCATTTTTGTTTTTTATGATAGGATTTTTTCTTGTTTTTATAGGCGTTGCGCTTTGGGTAAGGGGGGATTTATTAAAATTTATAGAAAACGATAAAATATCTAAATTCGTAACCAAAAATGCTTTTAAACTTAGCAAAAAACATGGAATTTTAAATTTTGTCGCACTCGGTTTTTTAAACGGTTTGCTTCCTTGTGGAGTGGTTTATTATTTTGCTGCAATGGCGATCGCATCATCTTCTGTAGTTAATGGTGCTCTTATAATGCTACTTTTTGGTTTGTCTACACTTCCTGTTATGGTGGGGTTTGTTACATTTTTTAATCTCATTAATGAAACTTTTAAGCAAATAATGTTTAAAATATCACTTATAATCGTAATTTTAAATGGAATTTATCTCACTTTTTTAGGATATATGGCAAATAATGGATAATGTAAAGGCTAGGTTTAAGCAGTATCAAAATGCTGTTGAAGAGAGCAATATCGTCTCAAAAACCGACATAAATGGTATTATTACTTTTGTAAATGATGAATTTTGCAAGATTAGTGAATACACTCGTGAAGAGCTTATCGGCAAAAATCACAACATCGTTCGTCATCCTGATGTGCCAAAAGAGAGTTTTAGGCGACTTTGGAGCACGATACTTGATAAAAAAGTCTATAAAACCATAGCTAAAAATTTAACTAAAAGCGGTAAGGTCGTATATCTAAACACGACTATCATCCCTATATTAAATTTAAAGGGTGATATAGAGGAATTTCTAGCGATCCGGCATGACGTCACAAAGGTTATCGAGTTAAATGAGCAACTTTTAAAGACGCAAGACGAGCTTGAAATTTTAAATTCAGAACTTGAAGAGCGCGCAAGAAAGAAGACTGCCGAGTTAAGAGCTTTAAATGAAAATTTGCAAGACATTATAAAGTCTGAAGTCGCTAAAAATGAAGAGCAAACAAAGCTTTTAGTCATCCAGTCAAGATTTGCCAGCATGGGAGAGATGATAGCAAACATAGCTCACCAGTGGCGACAGCCTTTAAATGAACTTAGTATCGCGTTGTTTAAAATGAAAAAAACCGCAAACAACAGTGATGAAGAATTTGAAAATTCATACAGGCGATGTAAAAATATCATAAAAAATATGTCAAATACGATAGAAGACTTTAGAGGTTTTTTTGCTGTAGATAAAGAAGCTAAGAAATTTCACATCTCATCTTCGGTGCATGACTCTATCTTTATGCTCCAAGGTGCGATAGAAAGAGAAGAGATAGCTCTTAAGTTAAATATCATAAACGATGTTGAAATTTACGGACATAAAAGACAGCTTGATCAGGTTGTGATAAATTTATTAAACAACGCAAAAGATGCTTTGATAGAAAGAAAGGTTGAAGATAAGACAATAACGGTCGAGGTTTTACTTGAAGAAAATTTTGGTGTTTTAAAAATTTCAGACAATGCAGGCGGGATAGACGAGCATGTTAAGGACAAGATCTTTGAGCCTTATTTCACCACTAAGCATTCCTCTAGTGGTACCGGCATAGGTCTTTATATGTCAAAACTTATAATAGATAGAGCAAATGGCGAGATAACAGCGGAAAACACCGCAAGTGGAGCCTGTTTTATAGTGAGATTACCAATACAAGGAGAATTTGATGAGTAAAATTTTAGAAAATTTAATGATCTTGATAGTTGAGGATGAAAACGAAGTTAGAAAGCTCATGCAAGATGTTATGACGGGCGAATTTGCCAATGTTATAACCGCACAAAACGGCGACGAGGGACTTAAAAAATTTAAAAAGTATAATCCCGACATTGTTGTAACCGATATTGCTATGCCTATTAGCGATGGACTTGAAATGGCAATGCATATAAAAGAAATTTCAAAAGATACGCCGGTAGTCGTGCTTAGTGCTTATAGTGAAAAAGAGAGACTTCTTAAGGCTATAGATGTCGGCGTGGATAAATACATCATGAAGCCTATCGATATGGACGAGTTTTTAACCACTCTTGAGCATGTAGCAAAAAGCAAGATAGAAACTACAAACATTATCGAAGTTGCAAAAGGTTACACATTTAACAAAACCAAGAGAGTTTTGATAAAAGACGGAGTTGAAATTCCGCTTACAAAAAAAGAGTTGGCATTTATTTCGTTGCTGATAAAACGCCTTGGTGCACTTGTGTTACACGACGAGATCAAAAACGTAGTTTGGGTTGGAGAGAGTGTTTCTGAAGCCGCGATTAGAACATTTGTTAAACGCGTAAGAGATAAAGTGGGAAATGATTTTGTTAAAAATATACCTGGTCTTGGATATAAAATAGACGTAAATTTATAATTTAGCTTTAATATAAATAAAATTGTAGCATTTAAGTTTTTTCATATAAATAATATTTTAAAATAACGTTTATTATATTATTCATTAATATAAAATTAACAAGGAGGCATTTAATGCGACCAGGTCAAATGTTGAGCTATGACTATACCGTAGCTAAACTTTTCATGTTTTCCACGATACTTTTCGGTATAGTGGGTATGTTAATTGGCGTTATAATAGCGTTTCAAATGGCATATCCGGATCTGAACTATATCGCCGGAGAATACTCGACTTTCGGCAGACTAAGACCGCTTCATACAAATGGCGTAGTCTTTGGTTTTTTACTTTCCGGAATTTTTTCAACGTGGTATTATATCGGACAGCGCGTTTTGAAAGTTTCGATGAGCGAGTCGCCATTTTTGATGTTTATAGGTAAACTTCATTTTTGGCTTTACATGATACTTATTGCCGCTGCCGTCGTTTCGCTTTGGGCAGGCGTTAGCACAGCAAAAGAGTATGCCGAACTTGAATGGCCGCTAGATATAGGCGTTGTTTTGGTTTGGGTTTTGTGGGGGATTAGTATATTTGGCCTTATAGGAATTCGCCGCGAGAAGACGCTTTATATATCTATCTGGTATTATATAGCAACATTTTTGGGCGTTGCCATGCTCTATCTGTTTAACAACATGGAAGTTCCTACACGTCTTATTTCAGGACACGGCTCATGGTTGCACTCTGTTTCTATGTATGCCGGATCAAACGATGCTTTAGTTCAATGGTGGTATGGACACAATGCTGTTGCGTTTATCTTTACTGTTGCCATTATTGCTCAAATTTATTACTTCTTGCCAAAAGAGAGCGGTCAGCCGATATTTTCGTATAAATTATCGCTATTTTCTTTCTGGGGACTTATGTTTATCTATCTTTGGGCGGGTGGACACCATCTTATTTATACAACAGTGCCTGACTGGATGCAGACGATGGGCTCGATCTTCTCGGTCGTTCTTATACTTCCGTCTTGGGGTTCTGCGATAAACATTCTTTTAACAATGAAAGGCGAGTGGGTTCAACTTCGTGAAAATCCTCTAATTAAATTTATGATCCTAGCTTCGACATTTTACATGTTCTCGACGCTTGAAGGTCCGATCCTTTCTATCAAGTCTGTAAATGCCCTAGCTCACTACACTGACTGGATACCTGGGCACGTTCATGACGGCGCACTTGGCTGGATAGGCTTTATGATAATGGCTGCTATGTATCACATGACGCCGAGATTTTTCAAACGTGAAATTTACTCAAAGTCTATCATGGAAGCACAATTTTGGATACAAACAACCGGTATCGTGCTTTATTTCGCATCAATGTGGATAGCAGGTATTACTCAAGGTATGATGTGGAGAGCAACTGATCAATACGGCAACCTTCTTTACTCGTTTATCGATACTGTTGTCGTGCTTATACCATACTACTGGATAAGAGCCATCGGCGGTCTTTTGTATCTGATAGGCTTTTTCATGTTTGCTTATAATATTTATAAATCAATGTCGGCACCGACTATATCGGCAGAGCCTAAGAACGCATCTCCGATGGGCGGACGCTTAAACGTGGAGGTGTCAAATGTTTAGTTGGTTAGAGAAAAATCCATTCTTCTTTGCAGTCGGTGTTTTTATCGTTATCGCTTATGCCGGTATAGTAGAAATTTTACCTGACTTTGCAAATCGTGCAAGACCGTTAGATACCGCAAAACCTTATACGGTTTTACAACTTGCCGGTAAAAATATCTACATGCAAGATGGCTGTAATACTTGTCATACGCAAATGATTCGTCCGTTTAAAAGCGAAACTGACAGATACGGTATGTATTCTATAAGTGGCGAATACGCTTATGATCGTCCACACCTTTGGGGTTCAAAAAGAACAGGTCCTGACCTTTGGAGGGTTGGTAACTACAGAACAAGCGACTGGCATGAAAATCACATGAAAGATCCAACGTCTGTTGTACCAGGCTCTATAATGCCTGCATATACGCATATGTTTAAAAAAGCAGCCGATATAAAAACTGCTTATGCAGAGGCGCTAACTGTTCAAAAGGTATTTAATGCACCTTATAATATGCCTGATATGCCAAAACTAGGTAGTTGGGAAGAGACGCAAAAAGATGTTTTAGCTGAAGCTGGCATGATAGTTGATCAAATGAGAGATGAAGAGATCAAAAAAGCTTTTGCAAACGGCGAAATTCGTGAAATAGTTGCTCTTATAGCCTACCTAAATAGTTTAAAATAAAAAGGCTTATGCTATGGATATGCAAACTATTAGAGAGTTACAGGCTTACGGCTTTTTCTTCTTTACGGTTTTTTTGGTGTTGATTTTATACGGGTATTGTTACCATTTGTATAAATCAGAAAAAACTGGCAGAAGAAACTATGAAAAATACTCGAATTTAGCTTTAGACGATGATCCTAGCAGTAATGTTTTAGAGAAAAAACAAGAGTAAAAGGGGACTTAGATGGAGTGGTTTAATCTAGAAGATAATATAAATTTATTATCGCTCATCGGTGCGTTAGCGATAATTGTATTAACTGTTTTTGTAGCAGGTAAATACATAAAACAAATGCGAGAGGAAAAGGACGCAAACGCTGAGCTTAGCGAGCATGTGTGGGACGGTATCGGTGAGTATAAAAACCCCGTTCCTATCGGCTGGGCGGTTATGTTTGTGCTTACTTTAGTTTGGGCGATATGGTATTTTTTAGCGGGTTATCCGTTAAATTCGTATTCACAAATCGGCGAATACAACCAAGAGGTAAAAACCCTAAATGAGAAATTTAAGCAAGAGCATGCAAACCTTGATACAAACACATTAAAAGATATGGGCAGTGGAATTTATCTTGTTCAATGCTCCGCATGTCACGGTATCACGGGCGACGGTATCTCGGGCAAGGCAGCTGATCTTAGCGTTTGGGGAAGCGAAGAGGGAATTTACGAAGCTATAGTTAAAGGCTCTAAAGGTCTTGGCTATCCTGGCGGAGATATGCCTGCAGGTCTTGGCGGAGACGAAGCTAATTCAAAGGCTATCGCGGCCTATGTTGCTAAAGAAATTTCAGGTATCAAGTCCAGCAAAAATGAAAATTTAGTAGCCCAAGGTAAAGAGCTTTATGTTTCTTGTGCGGCTTGTCACGGCGATGACGGCAAAGGCATGGATGGAGTCTTCCCTGACCTTACTAAATACGGAACAAGCGAATTTGTGGTCGAGGTTTTAAACAAAGGCAAAAAAGGCGATATCGGCGAGATGCCTAAATTTGACGACAGTAGGCTTAATGAAATTCAACAAAAAGCTGTCGGCGAATACATACTCTCGCTTTCAAGGGGTAAATAATGGAAAACACTAATAGATCGGTATTTGCGCTAAGCGGTATCACGGGTATGCTTATAGCGGTTGTTTTGTTGCTTTCGATTGTGGGTGTTTTGACCTATTTTGGTATCTTGGCTCAGCAAGATGTTGCAAATAAGCCATATAAGCTTGAAAATCCGAGCCAGATACAAATGAAAAGCGTCGATAACGCAAAACATATGGTTATAAAGGAGTAGTTATGTCAGGCATATTAGAAAAGGCGATCATAGTTTTAACTATCGTTGCCGGCGCGATTTGCGCATGGTCGGTTTTAACTGCTAACCATCTTTTCGTAGGATGAAAATCTTAAATTTACAGGGCGTTTTATGCGCCCTTTTGTTTATGCAAATTTCTTTATTTGCTCAAAATTTTGTTATCAAAAATGATCAAATTTTAAGCGATATGGTTGTTCAAAAGATAGAAATTATCGGCACGGAACTCAAACAAAAAAGTGGAGTTTCGCTTTTTTTGGCGGCTTATGAAACCTTTGGCGAAAGAGGAATTTATGATGAGTTTAGGAGCTTAAATTTAAAGCCCCCTTACGCTGTTTTGATACTTGGTAAAAACGAACACAAGGTTGAAATTTATGCCGATGAAGAGACTTTAAAGCTTTTTGATAAGGAGAGAATTTTAAGTCCGTATCCCGAGCGTGGCACCATACTTCCTATCCTGACTTCAAAAAACGGTAAAGATATTTTTAATGCCGCTTTGCTTAACGGATATGCCGATATAGCCGAAGGTATCGCAGCTTCACAAAACATAACGCTTGAAAACAGCATAGGCAATGCAAACAAAACTACTCTAAATTTCATACGCCTCCTTGTTTATGGCTCGATGGCGTTTGTTGTGGTATTTATCATTTATAGAAAGAGAGCAAAACGTGGATAAAAGCAAAAAGACATTTTGGCCTTATGCGATAGTTTTAAGTATCATAGGCTGCGTTATAGCGTGCACGGCGACGATTATTATATCGCTTGATTATCCCGTTGAGATGGATAATTACTACTTTGAAAGACATCAAAATATAAATAGCAATATCAATGAAATACTGGCATCACAAAAGGAATTTAAAGCCAAATTTGACGTTAGTTTTAACGATACAAACAAAAGTATGTCGCGTGCCGAGCCGCTAAATATAATACTTACTCCAAAAACAGCGCAAATTCCACAGCTTAAATACGATCTTTTGCTAACCAGACCGGATACTAACAAGCAAAATATCAATCTTAACGCAACTTATCATAACGGTATTTTAAGCACTCAAGATGTAAAATTCCCAGTGCAAGGTCGCTGGCAACTTATGGCCAAGATTAGCGATTTAAACACAACTGCGTTTTATAAATTTGAATTTTTTGTAGGAAAATGAACACACTTTACGTCTTTACAAGCCTTCGTCAGATCCGTGATTTTAACTTAAAATTTCAAGATTCACTCATACCAAAAGCATACACGATAGATGAATTTGAGCGTTGTGCTACCTTTGTTAAAAACAGAGTGCAGGCTGATAGCACGAAGCTTTTACTTATCATGCGCGAAGCTTGTAAGATGAGTGAGAGGGCACAAAAAAAACTAAACATACCTACTGAATTTTTTGCGTTTTTAAAAAACAACGACTATCTTTTTTCGTTTTACAAAGAGCTTGCAAGCCAGAAAAAAACCATATCTGATATTAAATTTAGCGATATTTATGCCAGCTATGAGGAGCATTTGCAAATTCTTGAAGAGGTGGCTAAAAATTATAAAGAAATTTTGGTTAAAAACTCCCTTTATGACGAGATCACTTTTTGTGATATTTATGAGATGAATGGTGATTTTATCAAGTCGTATGACGAGATCATATGTGAAGTTTCTGGAATTTTAAGTGAAGTAGACTGGGAAATTTTACAAAAATGTTCCAAACTCACGACGCTAAAGATAAGATTTCAAACATCAAAATATAACCAAAAGCTCATTTTGCGTATAGCAAACATCTGCGCTAAAGAGCCGAGTGAATTTGAGCTATATCATAAATTTGAACTAAATTTAAGCACGCTAGAGATAGTAAATCTTGGCAAAACAAAACAAAACAAGCTTGTTTTAACAAGAGCTTTTGAGCATGAAAGTTTGCAGGCTGCATTTGTTTTTGAAAAAATTTCGACGTTTATGAAAGATGGGATTTTGCCACAAAATATTGCCGTGATACTTCCAGATGAAAGTTTTGCACAGACTTTAAGAGCTTTTGATGATAAAAACATGCTTAGCTATGCCATGGGTTTGCCGTTTGAGTATTCGCAGTTTTATGCGGTTTTAAGTGCATTAAATGAGGCGGTAAAGGAGAATTTGGCTTTAAATTTATCTGAGAATTTTTTAAAAGAGCGAGATGATATTGGCGAGATAGAGACATTTTTAAATTTTTCTAACATCAACAAAGTGTTGTTTGAAAAGTTTAAAAATTTATACCCTTTAAGCGTTAAATTTGAAATTTTTAACGAGATTATCTTTGAGATCTCATCGCTTTATCCAAACAAAGATGTTGATAAAATTTTAAGTGAAGAGATGTTTTTTATCTCAAATTTAACAAAAGACGAAGCGTTAAAATTTGCCGAGCTGGTAGAAATTTTGCTCATGAGGCTAAAGGCCAAAAGCATAGATGAAGCACATGGAGGCGAGGTTAGGGCGATTGGTATTTTGGAGAGTCGCGGTCTTAATTTTGACGGAGTAATAATTGTTGATTTTAACGATGACATCGTGCCAAAAAGAAGCGTGAATGAGATGTTTTTAAGCTCAAAAGTCCGTGAAAAAGCAGGGCTTATAAGCTATTATGAACGTGAAAATTTGCAAAGATTTTATTATGAAAGTTTAATTAGCGGCGCTAAAAAAGTTGCGATTAGCTACGTTGTAAACGAGAGTAAAATAGCTTCGAGATTTCTTAGTGAATTTGACTGCGTTTATGATACTAGCTTTGCAAATGATGATTATTTAGGACTGTTTCCTCTCGGACGCATAGCTAAATTTGAGCCGATCAAACTTCAAGTCGGGCATGACTTTTTTGCAGACGAGCTGTCGTTTTCAAGGCTTGATACATTTTTAAGTTGCGCTAGAAAATACTACTATAAATACATTTTACATCTAAACGAGGGCAAAAATTTAGAGTTAAAAAGTCATAGTAAATACGGTAAGATCATACACGACGCACTCTTTAAGTATTACTTGGAATTTAAAGAATTTAAGCTGCAAGAGTTTATGAAATTTATCTCGGACAAAGGGCTTAATCCACTTGAATACAAAATCACCGAGCAAAAATTTAAAATTTTCGAGCAAAATGAGAAAGAAAGAGCTCTGCAAGGCTGGGAGATAAGCGAGCTTGAGTGCGAGAAAAGAGCAGTTTATGAAGGTGTTAAAATTTATGGTCGTATAGATCGTATAGATAAAAAAGATGTGCTTGGAAAAAGTGAGTTTTGTGTGATAGATTATAAGACCGGAGCGGTTCCCAAAGATACTCTTCAGCTTGCGTTTTACCAGGCTTTGCTTGGTGAAAACTCACAGGCATATTTTTATGACTTAAAAGAAAAAATGTCGCTAGATCCAAGCAAAACGGCTGAAATCCCACAACTTAAAGAGGCGCTTGATAAAGCAAAAGAGTATTTTGTAAAAGAGGCAAGTTTTGAGCAAAATATCGGCTCTTCTTGCACATACTGCGCTTACAAGACATTTTGTCTGGGGCAAACATCATGATAGAGCCGTTTTTAGCACTTCAAGCAAGTGCCGGTAGCGGTAAAACATTTGCGCTTAGCGTGCGCTATATCGCGCTTTTATTAAGTGGTGCAAGCGCTAAAAGCATAACCGCCCTTACCTTTACCAAAAAAGCTGCCAGCGAGATGAGCGAACGTATCGTTTCGACATTTTTAAATTTACACAAAGACGAAAAAAGTGCCGAGCTATCGGTTCTTTGCGATATGCTTGAGATGAGCAAAGACGAGGTTTTATCTCGTCGAGATCTTGTTAGCGATGAGTTTTTACAAAGCAACTTAAAGATCACGACATTTGATGCCTTTTTTGGCATGATACTTCGTAGTTTTAGTCTAAATTTGGGACTGAGTCCTGACTTTGAAACCAAAAGCGAGATGTCAAATTTAGCACAAGCTCAATTTATAAAAAATGTTGCTAAAAATGAAAATTTACTAACTTCGTTAGCTATCTATATCGTGCTGTCATCAAAATCTCAAACAAATTTCTTTGAAACGCTTCATATGTTTTATGAGAATTTTGACAGCGTAAAGACAAGCGGTTTCGTTGATTTTAACGCACAAAATGAAGCCCTTGATATAATGTCTGAACTAAAAGAGATCGCCGTAAAAAGGGGAGGTAGTCAAACTGCAATAAAATCCTTTAGCGTAAACAGCGTCGAAGAGATATATGAAAAGTCTTTTTTATCAAGAGAGAGTTTAAAGTATCAAGTCTACTCTAAAATTTACGATGAGGCTATGGACGAGAAATTTGTGAGTTTAAAAGAGGCCCTAAAAAGACATGCCGCTCATCTTGAAAATTTCAAGCTTATCGAGCTAAACGGCTTTTTAGGTGCTTACAAAGAGGCGCTCTTGCAGGCTAACGCAAAGCTAAATATGCTAACGTTTACCGACATCACCAAGCTCACTCACAGGCTTTTAAATTTTAATTTCGATAAAGACATGCTTTATTTTAGACTTGATGAACGCATAACTCATCTTTTGATAGATGAATTTCAAGACACAAACGTTATGCAGTATGAGATCATCTACCCGCTCATCTCCGAAATCGTCGCTGGATACGGACAAAACGGGCTTGGAAGCTTTTTTTACGTAGGAGATGTAAAACAAAGCATTTATCGATTTAGAGGTGGTAAAAAAGAACTTTTTGGTAAAATTTTAAGTGATTTTTCTCAGGTAAAAGAGGAAAAACTTAACACAAACTACCGCAGTGCTAAAAATTTGGTTGAGTTTATAAATGAAACATTTAAAGATAAGATCCAAAACTATACCGCGCAAATCCCACATAGTAGTGAAGACGGGTATATCAAGGTCGTGCAAAGCGATGAGATCCAAGATACTTGCGTGAGCGAAGTAGAAGCGCTTTTAAAAAGTGGCGCAAAGAGTGAAGATATAACGGTGCTTTGTTGGAAAAATG
This is a stretch of genomic DNA from Campylobacter sp. RM6914. It encodes these proteins:
- a CDS encoding RecB-like helicase; protein product: MHILRLQDILSGANIMIEPFLALQASAGSGKTFALSVRYIALLLSGASAKSITALTFTKKAASEMSERIVSTFLNLHKDEKSAELSVLCDMLEMSKDEVLSRRDLVSDEFLQSNLKITTFDAFFGMILRSFSLNLGLSPDFETKSEMSNLAQAQFIKNVAKNENLLTSLAIYIVLSSKSQTNFFETLHMFYENFDSVKTSGFVDFNAQNEALDIMSELKEIAVKRGGSQTAIKSFSVNSVEEIYEKSFLSRESLKYQVYSKIYDEAMDEKFVSLKEALKRHAAHLENFKLIELNGFLGAYKEALLQANAKLNMLTFTDITKLTHRLLNFNFDKDMLYFRLDERITHLLIDEFQDTNVMQYEIIYPLISEIVAGYGQNGLGSFFYVGDVKQSIYRFRGGKKELFGKILSDFSQVKEEKLNTNYRSAKNLVEFINETFKDKIQNYTAQIPHSSEDGYIKVVQSDEIQDTCVSEVEALLKSGAKSEDITVLCWKNDDIRSICEALEQKGIASKDEGAMLLKNSPLVFAFINYVKFCLFGDEIYRYGAESFLGKNLIKLTVDFSKTAQQSLIYLAKKSAINMQNLDILKLIHLSAKSKNLINFIFEFENSDALSAQNSTNGVRVMTVHKSKGLEFEHVVLCDKTGKGRSESGNFICEYDVKNGYEIMLKLKNREYLDEEYAKIKLYSNELEEEEEINKLYVAMTRAKSSLVIIKKIGANGTNPSYFGAYTSNSKEVCYLDIPVQEIGKIKIKSKQISSEDKIVKKIELLSVAKEKTQAKTDDDEKNLHAIYFGLALHFLLEMSAKFNEDSIDKADILMRNKFSKFLSEDDLKDIKNRALMLIKNEKFKSAILDGELKKEQALSYKDELKQIDLLCFKANEILIIDYKSSKFSVEKNISQVQEYIQILSEIYPSKPVRGMLVYLLNDKIDILEI